Proteins co-encoded in one Ruegeria sp. YS9 genomic window:
- a CDS encoding ABC transporter permease — MFYFKRNQTLLGSAFTTAELVFHATVRKVRSQHPNAIVAILINVLQLVVMGTTFYLLMSLMGRGGIPKIRGEFLLYVLSGVFPFMLHIQSIGAISGVGSANNPMMLHSPMNVMVTILSAALGILYKQLLAMFVILFIYSVAVAPIEVQDPGGAFAMLILAWFTGCAVGLVFMAMKPWFPTTVGMLTNIYRRLNMVFSGKMFVANTLGGGLLMMFAWNPLFHIIDQCRGFIFRNYFPRNTSWDYALWVGIALLMIGLMGEFFTRQHVSQSWNARR; from the coding sequence ATGTTCTATTTCAAGCGTAACCAAACGCTGCTGGGCAGCGCTTTCACGACGGCTGAGCTGGTGTTCCATGCCACCGTACGAAAGGTGCGCTCGCAACACCCGAATGCGATAGTCGCCATCCTGATCAATGTCCTGCAACTTGTGGTGATGGGAACCACTTTCTACCTGCTCATGTCACTGATGGGCCGGGGCGGAATTCCAAAGATCAGGGGCGAATTTCTGCTGTATGTTCTGTCCGGCGTGTTCCCCTTCATGCTTCATATCCAGTCAATCGGTGCGATTTCAGGGGTTGGGTCCGCGAACAATCCGATGATGCTCCATTCGCCGATGAATGTGATGGTCACGATCCTGTCTGCGGCGCTCGGTATTCTTTACAAGCAATTGCTGGCGATGTTCGTGATCCTGTTCATCTACAGCGTCGCGGTCGCCCCGATCGAGGTGCAGGATCCCGGCGGTGCTTTCGCGATGCTGATATTGGCCTGGTTTACCGGATGCGCCGTGGGTTTGGTGTTCATGGCGATGAAGCCCTGGTTTCCGACAACCGTTGGAATGCTCACCAATATCTATCGTCGCCTGAACATGGTGTTTTCAGGAAAGATGTTCGTTGCAAACACGCTGGGCGGCGGATTGCTGATGATGTTCGCCTGGAACCCGCTGTTTCATATTATCGACCAGTGCCGGGGCTTCATCTTTCGAAACTATTTTCCGCGAAACACGAGTTGGGATTACGCATTGTGGGTGGGGATCGCCCTGCTGATGATCGGTTTGATGGGTGAATTTTTTACGCGCCAGCATGTTTCACAAAGCTGGAACGCGCGCCGCTAA
- a CDS encoding glycosyltransferase family 2 protein yields the protein MRLRRKRRILRCLKRRRELKPVSNNTQAIRRDDILLISVIRNEKIRLPFFLEYYRKLGINHFLFVDNNSDDGSFEFLKEQADVSVWRTTTSYKRASYGLDWSNYLLRKYAHGHWVLSVDPDEFFVYPFCDTRPIRALTDWLDGSAVRSFGTMLIDMYPEGPVDAEPYAEGQNPFEIARWFDPGNYMITKNPEYKNLWIQGGPRARVFFQDNPSKAPALNKIPLVKWNRRYVYVSSTHSLLPRGLNQVYDEWGGEKASGSLLHAKLINTLGEKAREELQRGQHYRSSGEYKAYATRLEDKPVFWCEWSEAYINWRQLEILGLMSKGNWA from the coding sequence ATGAGATTGCGGCGCAAGCGCCGTATTCTGCGCTGCCTCAAACGACGCCGCGAACTCAAGCCGGTCAGCAACAACACACAGGCCATACGGCGTGATGATATCCTGCTGATCAGCGTTATACGGAACGAGAAAATTCGCCTGCCCTTCTTTCTTGAATATTATCGCAAACTGGGCATCAACCATTTTCTGTTTGTCGACAACAACAGCGATGATGGCAGTTTTGAATTTTTGAAAGAACAGGCTGACGTTTCGGTCTGGCGGACGACGACCAGCTACAAACGGGCAAGCTATGGTCTGGACTGGTCGAACTATCTGCTGCGCAAATATGCGCACGGTCACTGGGTTTTGAGCGTCGATCCGGACGAATTCTTCGTCTATCCGTTCTGCGACACCCGTCCAATCCGTGCCCTGACGGACTGGCTGGACGGCAGTGCCGTGCGCAGTTTTGGCACGATGCTGATCGACATGTACCCTGAAGGTCCGGTGGACGCCGAACCCTATGCCGAAGGTCAGAACCCGTTCGAAATCGCGCGCTGGTTCGATCCCGGGAATTACATGATCACCAAGAACCCCGAGTATAAGAACCTTTGGATTCAAGGGGGTCCACGGGCGCGCGTGTTCTTTCAGGACAACCCCTCGAAGGCACCGGCGCTGAACAAGATTCCGCTGGTAAAATGGAACCGGCGCTATGTCTATGTCAGCTCGACCCATTCGCTTTTGCCACGCGGGCTCAATCAGGTTTACGACGAATGGGGCGGCGAAAAGGCCAGCGGATCACTGCTTCATGCCAAGTTGATCAACACTCTTGGGGAAAAAGCCCGCGAAGAGTTGCAGCGTGGCCAGCATTACCGGAGCTCGGGCGAATACAAGGCATATGCAACCCGGCTTGAGGACAAGCCTGTTTTCTGGTGCGAATGGTCCGAGGCCTATATTAACTGGCGACAGCTTGAGATCCTGGGCCTCATGTCGAAAGGAAACTGGGCATGA
- a CDS encoding murein L,D-transpeptidase family protein, which produces MDRRVFGLGALATLSLSACASGSPRFLTYDGPEVTSLVVNKGARKLYLLHNDKILREYDVDLGFAPNGTKNQRGDGRTPEGTYLIDRRNPRSRYHLSLGISYPNSQDVAKAKAAGVDPGGDIFIHGEPNLRSERKRAKKKRDWTAGCIAVKNDEIEEIYAMVNKGTLITLRP; this is translated from the coding sequence ATGGATCGTCGAGTATTCGGTTTGGGGGCGTTGGCAACGCTGAGCCTTTCGGCTTGTGCCTCTGGCAGCCCAAGATTTCTGACTTATGACGGGCCCGAGGTGACCTCTTTGGTGGTCAACAAAGGTGCGCGCAAGCTTTACTTGTTGCACAACGATAAAATCCTCAGGGAATATGACGTCGATTTGGGGTTCGCGCCGAATGGAACAAAGAACCAGCGCGGTGACGGCAGAACGCCCGAGGGCACTTATCTGATCGACCGTCGCAACCCCAGAAGCCGGTATCATCTGTCCCTGGGCATTTCTTATCCCAACTCGCAGGATGTCGCCAAAGCCAAGGCTGCGGGCGTTGATCCGGGTGGAGATATATTCATCCACGGTGAACCCAATCTGCGCTCAGAGCGGAAGCGCGCAAAAAAGAAGCGGGATTGGACAGCAGGATGCATCGCGGTCAAGAATGACGAAATCGAAGAGATCTATGCGATGGTCAACAAAGGTACGCTGATTACCTTGCGCCCCTAG
- a CDS encoding beta-1,6-N-acetylglucosaminyltransferase, which yields MSSLGIVMLVHTSLDRAEQVARHWTAAGCPVVIHVDRKVSDNVYSRFVASCSNNPSIVFSNRHRCDWGGWGIVAASQCASELMLERFPEVRHVFLASGACLPLRPVQELIDYLSDRPRVDFIESATTSDVSWTIGGLDHERFTLRFPFSWRKHRKLFDAYVKLQRLMGFRRKIPDGLVPHMGSQWWCLTRQTLSAILQDPRRKLYDKYFRHVWIPDESYFQTLARLYSTHIESRSLTLSKFDYQGRPHIFYDDHLQLLRRSDCFVARKIWPRAERLYQAFLTDQAGAMKPAEPNPGKIDRVFSKAVERRTRGRDGLYMQSRFPRHGSENGLTSSQYSVFQGFSELFEDFEPWLAATTGARVHGHLFDPERAEFSQGEAITNGALSDSATLRDYNPTAFLSNLIWNTRGERQCFQFSPRDTQEINWFLARDKNAQISVITGAWAIPLFRSNMNFSEIRCEAARLQQIETKQLEVLTSVWTKARMRSWTLADFIESPMDALQGILEEIGMQQTSHLTEVPTMVDLSGFGKFLQNLKNQGMHPYLMGDFPADDVFGRQKKPYRKPYLVQ from the coding sequence ATGAGCAGTCTGGGTATTGTCATGTTGGTTCATACCTCGCTGGACCGCGCCGAGCAGGTCGCGCGCCACTGGACGGCAGCGGGGTGCCCGGTGGTCATCCATGTGGATCGCAAGGTGTCCGACAATGTCTATTCCCGGTTTGTTGCGTCCTGTTCGAACAATCCCTCGATCGTGTTTTCAAACCGGCATCGGTGCGATTGGGGTGGCTGGGGTATCGTTGCTGCCTCGCAATGCGCGTCCGAGTTGATGCTGGAGCGATTCCCCGAGGTTCGGCATGTGTTTCTTGCCTCGGGGGCTTGCCTGCCGTTGCGACCGGTTCAGGAGCTGATCGACTACCTGTCAGACCGGCCACGTGTCGATTTCATCGAAAGCGCGACGACATCCGATGTCAGCTGGACCATCGGCGGGCTGGATCATGAACGGTTCACCCTGCGGTTTCCGTTTTCGTGGCGTAAACATCGCAAACTATTCGACGCATATGTAAAACTTCAGCGCCTGATGGGGTTTCGCAGGAAAATCCCCGACGGCCTGGTTCCGCATATGGGCAGCCAATGGTGGTGCCTGACCCGCCAAACGCTGTCTGCAATCCTTCAGGACCCCAGACGCAAGCTGTATGACAAGTATTTCCGCCATGTCTGGATTCCGGATGAAAGCTATTTCCAGACGCTGGCGCGATTGTATTCCACACATATTGAAAGCAGGTCCCTGACCCTGTCCAAATTCGATTACCAGGGCCGCCCACACATCTTCTATGACGATCATCTGCAATTGCTGCGCCGATCGGATTGTTTTGTCGCCCGAAAAATCTGGCCCCGCGCAGAGCGATTGTACCAGGCATTCCTGACAGATCAGGCCGGGGCGATGAAACCGGCAGAGCCCAATCCGGGCAAGATCGATCGGGTATTTTCCAAAGCGGTGGAACGGCGAACCCGCGGGCGCGACGGGCTGTATATGCAAAGCCGGTTTCCCCGCCATGGCAGTGAAAACGGTCTGACATCGTCACAATATTCTGTATTCCAAGGCTTTTCGGAACTGTTCGAGGATTTCGAGCCATGGTTGGCCGCAACCACTGGGGCCAGAGTCCACGGGCATCTTTTCGACCCCGAACGCGCCGAATTTTCGCAGGGGGAAGCCATAACGAATGGTGCTCTCAGCGACAGTGCGACGCTGCGGGACTACAACCCGACCGCCTTTTTGTCGAACCTGATCTGGAATACGCGGGGCGAACGCCAGTGTTTCCAGTTCAGCCCGCGGGACACTCAGGAAATCAACTGGTTTCTGGCGCGGGACAAGAACGCTCAGATTTCGGTTATCACCGGCGCTTGGGCAATCCCACTGTTCCGGTCCAATATGAACTTCTCGGAAATCCGGTGTGAGGCGGCGCGCCTGCAACAAATTGAAACCAAACAGCTGGAGGTGCTGACATCGGTCTGGACCAAGGCGCGGATGCGCAGCTGGACGCTGGCCGACTTCATTGAATCTCCGATGGATGCCTTGCAGGGCATTCTTGAAGAAATCGGCATGCAGCAGACCAGCCACCTGACCGAAGTGCCAACCATGGTCGACCTGTCCGGGTTCGGGAAGTTCCTGCAAAACCTCAAGAATCAGGGAATGCACCCGTATCTGATGGGTGATTTCCCGGCGGACGATGTGTTCGGTCGCCAGAAAAAGCCATACCGAAAACCGTATCTGGTGCAGTGA
- the galE gene encoding UDP-glucose 4-epimerase GalE encodes MKTILVTGGAGYIGSHACKALAQAGYLPVTYDNLITGWQDAVQFGPFEQGDLLDRDRLDVVFAKHKPDAVMHFAALSQVGDAMRQPGVYWSNNVTGSLTLIEAAVAAGCLDFVFSSTCATYGEHDNVVLDESTAQYPLNAYGASKRAIEDILKDFEAAHGLRHVIFRYFNVAGADPEGDVGEFHRPETHLIPLMLDAIDGKREGLTVFGTDYDTPDGTCIRDYVHVCDLVDAHILGLGWLKQGKGSRVFNLGTGSGFSVLEVIEQSKSVTNRPVPYTVGPRRAGDCTKLVSGSVRAENELGWKPKRSTLETMIADAWRWHQNGHYEK; translated from the coding sequence ATGAAGACAATTCTTGTCACCGGTGGTGCCGGGTATATCGGCTCACATGCCTGCAAGGCGCTTGCGCAGGCAGGCTATCTTCCTGTGACCTACGACAATCTGATCACGGGTTGGCAGGATGCGGTGCAGTTTGGCCCTTTTGAACAGGGCGACCTTTTGGATCGGGACCGCCTGGATGTGGTGTTCGCGAAACACAAACCAGATGCGGTGATGCATTTCGCGGCGCTCAGCCAGGTTGGCGATGCCATGCGTCAGCCCGGCGTGTATTGGTCGAACAATGTCACGGGGTCACTGACTCTGATTGAAGCCGCCGTTGCGGCCGGCTGTCTGGATTTCGTGTTTTCGTCCACATGTGCCACATATGGCGAGCACGACAACGTGGTTCTTGATGAATCCACCGCGCAGTATCCCCTGAACGCCTACGGAGCATCGAAACGCGCGATCGAAGATATCCTCAAGGATTTCGAAGCGGCTCATGGGCTGCGCCATGTCATTTTCCGCTATTTCAACGTTGCAGGTGCCGATCCCGAAGGGGACGTGGGCGAGTTTCACCGACCTGAAACGCATCTGATCCCGCTGATGTTGGACGCGATTGACGGCAAGCGCGAAGGTCTTACCGTCTTTGGCACGGATTACGACACGCCCGACGGCACCTGTATCCGCGACTATGTACATGTTTGTGACCTGGTAGATGCGCATATTCTGGGGCTGGGCTGGCTGAAACAGGGCAAAGGCAGCCGTGTCTTCAACCTGGGCACCGGGTCCGGGTTTTCCGTTCTTGAGGTGATCGAGCAATCCAAGTCCGTCACCAACCGTCCCGTGCCGTATACAGTGGGCCCTCGTCGGGCAGGAGATTGCACCAAGCTGGTCTCCGGCTCTGTACGGGCTGAAAACGAACTGGGATGGAAGCCCAAAAGATCAACGTTAGAGACGATGATCGCAGATGCCTGGCGTTGGCACCAGAACGGCCACTACGAGAAATGA
- a CDS encoding manno-octulosonate cytidylyltransferase, which translates to MSVLIAIPARYASTRYPGKPLVPLTGATGESMTLIERSWRAAKSVSGVDRVVVATDDERIREVSEGFGADVVMTSESCQNGTERCAEAHEVLGGGYEIIVNLQGDAPLTPHWFVEDLVSGLRAAPDAGVATPVLRCDGSALNSLLNDRKHGRVGGTTAVFGRDHSAMYFSKEVVPFTSRTYAGDEATPVFHHVGVYAYRPDALAAYPGWPAGPLEQQEGLEQLRFMENGRKVLCVEVEARGRQFWELNNPQDVPKIEEMMAAMGLE; encoded by the coding sequence ATGTCTGTTCTGATTGCCATCCCTGCCCGCTACGCCTCGACCCGCTATCCCGGCAAACCTCTGGTTCCTCTGACAGGCGCGACGGGCGAGTCCATGACATTGATTGAACGGTCGTGGCGTGCAGCCAAGTCAGTCTCGGGCGTCGATCGCGTAGTTGTTGCGACGGATGATGAACGCATTCGCGAAGTGTCCGAGGGCTTTGGGGCCGACGTCGTGATGACCTCGGAAAGCTGTCAAAACGGCACCGAACGATGCGCCGAAGCGCATGAGGTTCTGGGCGGCGGGTATGAAATCATCGTCAACCTGCAAGGGGACGCCCCGCTGACCCCGCATTGGTTTGTCGAAGATCTGGTGTCCGGCCTGCGCGCGGCCCCGGATGCCGGCGTCGCGACCCCTGTCCTGCGCTGCGACGGCAGTGCGTTGAACAGTCTGCTGAACGACCGCAAGCATGGCCGTGTAGGCGGCACGACGGCAGTGTTCGGACGCGATCACAGTGCAATGTACTTCTCGAAAGAGGTCGTGCCCTTTACGTCCCGGACATATGCCGGCGATGAAGCGACACCCGTGTTTCACCATGTCGGCGTCTACGCCTATCGGCCCGACGCTCTGGCGGCGTATCCGGGCTGGCCAGCCGGGCCTCTGGAACAGCAGGAAGGCCTGGAACAGCTTAGGTTCATGGAAAACGGGCGCAAGGTTCTGTGCGTCGAGGTCGAGGCAAGGGGCCGTCAGTTCTGGGAACTGAACAACCCGCAGGACGTGCCCAAGATCGAAGAGATGATGGCAGCCATGGGGCTGGAGTGA
- a CDS encoding alpha-ketoglutarate-dependent dioxygenase AlkB — protein sequence MTRVILRGFEIRKGYLDPAAQTQVIAALRPILKAAPLFRPVTPSGKEMSVRMTSAGDLGWVTDKAGYRYQDKHPKGGVWPEIPPVILDIWRDLVSSERAPDCCLVNYYGEGAKMGLHQDKDEADFSWPVLSVSLGDDALFRIGNTTRGGKTESIWLGSGDVVIMGGPARLAYHGIDRIRYGSSRLLPKGGRINLTLRVAR from the coding sequence ATGACGCGGGTCATCTTGCGAGGGTTCGAAATCAGAAAAGGCTATCTTGATCCCGCCGCCCAGACACAGGTGATCGCAGCCCTGCGACCGATTCTGAAAGCGGCACCCTTGTTTCGGCCCGTCACGCCGTCGGGCAAAGAGATGTCGGTGCGAATGACCTCGGCCGGGGATCTGGGATGGGTGACCGACAAGGCGGGCTATCGCTATCAGGACAAGCATCCGAAAGGCGGGGTCTGGCCTGAAATCCCCCCGGTCATTCTGGATATCTGGCGCGATCTGGTCAGCTCTGAGCGCGCACCGGATTGCTGTTTGGTCAATTACTACGGAGAAGGCGCCAAAATGGGCCTGCATCAAGACAAGGACGAGGCAGATTTTTCCTGGCCCGTTCTGTCGGTTTCCCTGGGCGATGACGCCCTGTTCCGAATTGGCAATACGACCCGTGGCGGCAAGACCGAGTCGATCTGGCTGGGCTCGGGCGACGTGGTGATCATGGGCGGCCCGGCACGGCTGGCCTATCACGGGATCGACCGGATCAGATACGGGTCATCCCGGCTGTTGCCAAAAGGCGGGCGGATCAACCTGACGCTGCGGGTCGCACGTTAG
- the cysQ gene encoding 3'(2'),5'-bisphosphate nucleotidase CysQ translates to MTYDALIPVIRRLALEAGDKIMEIYEADDFDVKVKSDSSPVTEADEAADALISAGLRAAFPDILLVTEEQAASHSEKGDTFLIVDPLDGTKEFINRRGDFTVNIALVENGVPTRGVVYAPARGRMFFTLADGRAVEETGAFDKNVTGPLTPISVSEPDNSGLLVVASKSHRDQATEDYINKYHVKDSKSAGSSLKFCLVATGEADIYPRVGRTMEWDTAAGHAVLAGAGGRVVRFDDHTPLVYGKDGYANPFFIAYAPGVELKEA, encoded by the coding sequence GTGACCTACGACGCGCTTATTCCCGTCATTCGGCGACTGGCTCTGGAGGCAGGCGACAAGATCATGGAAATCTACGAGGCGGATGATTTCGATGTCAAAGTCAAATCCGACTCCAGCCCTGTGACCGAGGCAGACGAAGCCGCCGACGCATTGATTTCGGCAGGGTTGCGTGCGGCATTCCCGGATATTCTTCTGGTCACCGAAGAACAGGCCGCTTCGCACTCTGAAAAAGGCGACACTTTCCTCATTGTTGACCCGCTGGACGGCACCAAGGAGTTCATCAACCGTCGCGGTGATTTTACCGTCAACATCGCACTTGTCGAAAACGGAGTACCGACCCGGGGTGTCGTCTATGCCCCGGCGCGGGGTCGTATGTTCTTCACGCTGGCTGATGGCCGTGCGGTCGAGGAAACAGGTGCTTTCGACAAAAACGTGACAGGTCCTTTGACGCCCATATCAGTCTCTGAACCGGACAATTCCGGGCTGCTGGTTGTGGCGTCGAAGTCCCACAGGGATCAGGCCACCGAGGACTACATCAACAAATACCATGTGAAGGACAGCAAAAGCGCGGGTTCGTCACTCAAGTTCTGTCTGGTTGCCACGGGCGAAGCTGATATTTACCCGCGCGTCGGACGCACGATGGAATGGGATACAGCAGCGGGCCATGCAGTACTGGCCGGAGCCGGTGGCCGGGTTGTGCGTTTTGACGACCATACTCCGTTGGTTTATGGCAAAGATGGCTATGCAAATCCGTTCTTTATTGCTTACGCTCCGGGTGTTGAACTGAAGGAAGCCTGA
- a CDS encoding nodulation protein NodH, translated as MSAHFDYFVILAAMRTGSNLLEANLNAMDGVTCHGEAFNPHFAGSLKSDHLLGLSLEDRDADPMRMLKAIKSAPGDINGFRYFEDHDPRILKPMLNDPHCAKIILTRNPLDSYLSLKIARKTQQWLLKNVKRRVDAQVDFDADEFSDYLDQLQDYQLTVQRHLQKTGQTGFFIHYDDLTELDVINGLAAWLGVEGRLTRLDDTLKPQNPAPALSKVTNPDEMKQALCDQDRFGLHRSTSFEPQRGAAVPLYVAAARSSLMYLPIRGGIEPVVVQWLADLDGCQTDKLITDRNRKQVRSWKQGHPGHRKFTVLRHPLARAHTAFCSHILNTGPGSYKMVRNYLRNRLKLPIPGQVRDTNYSVEQHREAFSGFLEFLRLNLNGQTPIRVDGTWCSQSRTLEGIASFTMPDLILREEDLMTALPDLARNIGHSNPPQPGSCAPDEPYALDQIYDENLEALAVAAYQRDYEAFGFTDCAPKTA; from the coding sequence ATGTCAGCCCATTTTGATTACTTCGTCATTCTGGCGGCCATGCGCACAGGTTCGAACCTGCTGGAAGCCAACCTGAATGCGATGGACGGGGTTACCTGTCACGGAGAGGCGTTCAATCCGCATTTTGCGGGCAGCCTGAAATCCGACCACCTGCTCGGCCTGTCACTGGAAGACCGGGATGCGGATCCGATGCGAATGCTCAAGGCCATCAAATCGGCACCGGGTGACATCAATGGGTTTCGATATTTCGAAGACCATGACCCACGTATCCTGAAACCCATGCTGAACGACCCGCACTGTGCCAAGATCATTCTGACCCGCAATCCATTGGACAGTTATCTGTCGCTGAAAATAGCACGGAAAACGCAGCAGTGGTTGCTGAAGAATGTGAAACGCCGCGTCGACGCGCAGGTTGACTTCGATGCCGACGAGTTTTCGGATTACCTGGATCAGCTGCAAGACTATCAGCTTACGGTGCAACGGCACCTGCAAAAGACAGGTCAAACCGGGTTCTTCATTCACTATGACGACCTGACCGAGCTGGATGTCATAAACGGGCTGGCTGCATGGCTGGGGGTTGAGGGGCGGCTGACCCGACTGGATGATACCCTGAAGCCGCAAAACCCGGCGCCGGCTTTGTCGAAGGTCACGAATCCTGATGAGATGAAGCAAGCCCTGTGCGATCAGGATCGGTTCGGATTGCATCGGTCAACAAGTTTTGAGCCGCAGCGCGGCGCGGCTGTGCCGCTTTATGTTGCCGCTGCGCGGTCTTCTTTGATGTATTTGCCCATTCGGGGCGGAATAGAGCCTGTTGTTGTGCAATGGCTGGCTGATCTGGACGGATGTCAGACCGACAAGCTGATCACGGATCGAAATCGCAAACAGGTCCGTTCATGGAAGCAGGGCCATCCCGGTCATCGGAAATTTACGGTTCTGCGTCACCCTCTGGCGCGGGCACATACGGCGTTTTGCAGTCACATTCTGAATACCGGACCAGGCAGCTACAAGATGGTGCGGAATTATCTTCGAAACCGGCTCAAGCTGCCGATCCCGGGGCAAGTGCGGGACACCAATTATTCTGTTGAACAACACCGCGAAGCTTTTTCGGGCTTTCTGGAGTTTCTGCGCCTCAACCTCAACGGGCAGACGCCGATCCGCGTAGACGGCACGTGGTGCAGCCAGTCCAGGACGTTGGAGGGAATCGCATCCTTCACCATGCCGGATCTGATTCTGAGAGAAGAGGATCTGATGACCGCCCTGCCGGATCTGGCGCGCAATATTGGGCATTCAAACCCGCCTCAACCTGGCTCTTGCGCGCCGGATGAACCATACGCTTTGGACCAGATCTACGACGAAAACCTCGAAGCGCTGGCAGTTGCAGCGTACCAGCGCGACTATGAAGCATTCGGGTTCACTGACTGTGCGCCAAAAACAGCCTAG
- a CDS encoding glycosyltransferase family 2 protein produces MTSSTALTLPRIGWDRKYRLRWKRRRLLWRSLRSRHQLICQKDQTSRIQRGDILAFVTLRNEIIRLPWFFRHYRALGVDHFLIVDNGSDDGSSEYLEDQPDVSVWKTHSSYRGSRFGLDWLTWLQMRYGHRHWCLMVDADELLVYAHCDTRPLHDLTAWLDRRGKIGFGALMLDLYPKGPLGDAAYDPDTDPTNLLCWFDAGPYRAQRQSPMGNLWVQGGARERMFFTQTRQRSPTLNKIPLMRWSRRYAYVNSCHSALPRRLNETYDGPGGDTPSGVLLHTKFLPDVIEKSNTEKQRRQHFHDPDQFGPYYDGIINQPDMWTPQSVRYTGWSQLEQLALMNGGGWD; encoded by the coding sequence GTGACATCCAGTACTGCATTGACACTTCCCCGGATCGGATGGGATCGGAAGTACAGGTTGCGCTGGAAACGCCGGCGGCTGCTCTGGAGGTCGCTGCGCAGCCGACATCAGTTGATCTGCCAGAAGGATCAGACATCCCGAATCCAGCGGGGTGACATTTTGGCCTTTGTCACCTTGCGCAATGAAATCATCCGCCTGCCGTGGTTCTTTCGTCACTATCGCGCTTTGGGTGTCGATCATTTTCTGATCGTCGACAACGGCAGCGATGACGGATCGTCCGAGTATCTGGAGGATCAACCGGACGTCTCCGTGTGGAAAACCCATTCCAGCTACCGTGGATCGCGGTTTGGCCTGGACTGGTTGACCTGGTTGCAGATGCGCTATGGCCACCGCCACTGGTGCCTGATGGTGGATGCGGATGAACTGCTGGTCTATGCCCACTGCGACACCCGGCCCCTGCATGACCTTACGGCCTGGCTGGACCGGCGCGGGAAGATCGGGTTCGGGGCGCTGATGCTGGACCTCTATCCCAAGGGTCCTTTGGGGGATGCGGCTTATGACCCGGACACCGACCCCACAAATCTGCTGTGCTGGTTCGATGCAGGACCGTATCGCGCGCAGAGGCAAAGCCCGATGGGCAACCTTTGGGTGCAGGGCGGCGCGCGAGAGCGGATGTTCTTTACGCAGACACGGCAAAGATCACCCACGCTGAACAAGATCCCGCTGATGCGCTGGTCGCGGCGCTATGCCTATGTGAACTCATGCCATTCCGCCCTGCCGCGCCGTCTGAACGAAACCTATGATGGGCCAGGCGGCGATACCCCGTCGGGCGTGTTGCTGCACACGAAATTCCTGCCGGACGTTATCGAGAAATCCAATACCGAAAAGCAGCGACGCCAGCATTTTCATGATCCGGACCAATTCGGGCCATACTACGATGGAATAATCAACCAGCCGGACATGTGGACCCCACAGTCGGTACGCTACACCGGGTGGAGCCAGTTGGAACAGTTGGCTCTGATGAACGGCGGAGGCTGGGATTGA